Proteins encoded by one window of Streptacidiphilus sp. PB12-B1b:
- a CDS encoding site-specific integrase yields MAGYIEDRWLKKRPNKEAGKRDRTEPWGKRTRYRVKGIPGVQDRSFDTIADAKLWLAEAQTDSRRGEFVDVRDGEITFREYVEQHWWPAQVHPAQTLESMHYRIWGHLLPHLGHISLRDIGTAELRKWSADVQRGVGAGTAHVAWIYLKAILQAAVEDKRLFRNPCKGNSSIKPPKRPERKARSWDLPRVDAVRRELPERYRIALDLGIGCGLRQGEAFAFSPDDVRGDSIHIERQILRHRSQLYFGPPKGGKERDVPLTAALAERLLTHQDRFKPVLVTLPWLDPEEPDLPREKRRTVTVPLLVATTRLGAINRTTWNTKSWKPALAQAGVIPPLAKPEPGAKAARVWEPSREHGFHVLRHTYASVMLEAGESIVSLANWLGHSDPAFTLRTYTHFMPQAGARGLTAIEAWFARAA; encoded by the coding sequence ATGGCGGGATACATAGAAGACCGGTGGCTGAAGAAGCGGCCGAACAAGGAGGCGGGGAAGCGCGACCGCACCGAGCCCTGGGGTAAGCGGACCCGCTACCGGGTGAAGGGGATACCCGGTGTTCAGGACCGGTCGTTCGACACGATCGCGGACGCCAAGTTGTGGCTGGCGGAAGCCCAGACGGACTCTCGTCGGGGGGAGTTCGTCGATGTCCGCGACGGGGAGATCACCTTCCGGGAGTACGTCGAGCAGCACTGGTGGCCGGCTCAGGTCCATCCCGCGCAGACGCTGGAGAGCATGCACTACCGCATCTGGGGGCACCTGCTGCCGCACCTCGGCCATATCTCGCTCCGCGACATCGGTACCGCCGAGCTGCGTAAGTGGTCCGCTGACGTGCAGCGCGGGGTCGGCGCTGGGACGGCGCACGTTGCGTGGATCTACCTCAAGGCGATCCTTCAGGCGGCAGTCGAGGACAAGCGCCTGTTCCGCAACCCCTGCAAGGGCAACAGCAGCATCAAGCCACCCAAGCGCCCAGAGCGGAAGGCGCGATCCTGGGACCTGCCCCGGGTCGACGCGGTGCGCCGAGAGCTTCCAGAGCGCTATCGGATCGCGCTCGACCTCGGCATCGGCTGCGGTCTGCGCCAGGGGGAGGCGTTCGCCTTCAGCCCGGACGACGTCCGGGGCGACTCGATCCACATCGAGCGGCAGATCCTCCGCCACCGCTCCCAGCTGTACTTTGGGCCGCCGAAGGGCGGCAAGGAGCGGGACGTCCCGCTGACGGCCGCACTGGCCGAGCGGCTGCTGACTCATCAGGACCGGTTCAAGCCGGTACTCGTCACTCTCCCCTGGCTCGATCCGGAAGAGCCCGACCTTCCGCGTGAGAAGCGGCGCACCGTCACGGTGCCGCTGCTGGTCGCCACGACCCGGCTCGGCGCGATCAACCGCACCACCTGGAACACCAAGTCCTGGAAGCCGGCCCTGGCCCAGGCCGGAGTGATTCCGCCGCTGGCCAAGCCGGAGCCAGGAGCGAAGGCCGCCCGCGTCTGGGAGCCGAGCCGCGAACACGGCTTCCATGTCCTGAGGCACACCTACGCGTCGGTGATGCTGGAGGCCGGCGAGTCCATCGTCTCGCTGGCGAACTGGCTCGGGCACTCCGACCCGGCCTTCACGCTGCGCACCTATACTCACTTCATGCCGCAGGCCGGAGCGCGGGGACTGACCGCCATCGAAGCCTGGTTCGCCCGCGCGGCCTGA
- a CDS encoding LamG domain-containing protein has protein sequence MSVPIPSLTTAAQTTTANPDGSLTTHTDTMPARVQRNGVWVPLDATLSVVGGSVTPAATTDAITLSNGGSGPLATLTDPAGNTLAMTFPFDLPVPSLDGDTALYSSVLPGVDLQVTVDDQGGLSDVLIVHSAQAAANPDLASLAIDTTTQGLTVHQGASGLTVTAADGSVSYSGPMPVMWDSTTPATTSAADTKSTARTTAKTALVGRSMAARTADDTDGTTAADSSAQAPGIAAQIAPIAVSTSSGAVTLTPSQSMLTSPTTQWPVFVDPSLDPVTTTGYKFDQIYSTGPCSSAPQTGVQQVYGGEGVGYQHYQSTCGTTLERSFYEINTSTITSAMKVSSAMLNFPETAASACKNTTDIHLVTTGSIDNNTTWANAPSPVAGYPNIKQAVTSGSGSNCGGGNLAIQVADAVNKFAGIVSDWTLELYNDDETQSDSDNDFMRFSSAPTMDVTFDETPSVYGAPTTDPSTGDTCNNASTGWIGATSLSGHGNTVDLQAAVTTPLSGVSVHADFTIWDNNTANSSGDATTESNPATKPAESSTSPVSAPIGFTLQDGHNYGWAAKADDGTLVSDWISECHFEVDTTPPTIPAITVDPDFPPLGSPSPNPLVYAGPTTSTSFTVTASDPEPTTTCDRLTCDSSGIDHFIYALDSIPVPGSSTSSTGTLTAGTKNADGSVNTSTTLTGIKIANWGTHTLYVKAVDKAGNASQDAASYTFYAPWNPAMKVAPGDLDGDGVPDLLGTTNTGDLVLIPGDSNPSSSAAILSTPAQSPDGTAWTNYQVAHRGSLTGNTWDDLFALRTGSAKSLYIYKNDLDPGTGGTGTVGFTNPKNVIKVTSKPACQPASATWCTGYDSTDWNSTQQIAAPGDIYGSGYGDLITVEGSPGNEQLWLYEGTPGGGLTNPYLLGTGDWTNTTLITPGTVGTTPTLWARNNATGQLYSYPLTLNTSSFQLPVLTAPGSSAVAGSSTEAGTPFGPSLPTSTYPTVASPGDVNSPGGTADGAPDLYVTNANGQLSEYTGLPTPATSTANQGPAINLANHWWNLSDGGTNSTPVATADNGTTLTTAANRPLALSSAGASITSDPTIASADTDQTQIDTGNKVLTFDSSGTGYATTTTAAVNTANSYTVSAWINLATANGADQWAVGQGDANQQAFRLGYNGATKSWAFETSTSDSTTPAYAGAIATTAANAGAWTHLVGTYNAGTGTVALYVNGQLAGSTTNTTPQYDASGGLTVGALMPAGSTSLSGQLTGSVADIRTYPTSTGAGGGLSANATPLGSINNNATHWWELNDNSSTLTDNGHNPITATLTSGGATWTTDTTLTSANRALLAANPGSTVLSLDGTTGYAATPAGAPAVNTTGSYSVSAWVKLNNTSTYHTVLCQRDTTGARCAFYLQYSTALDGWTFVAPSSDDATPTTYYSAGLHQHVAVGAWTHLVAVFDASNGDMSLYVNGHLAGTGNNPHPWSATGPFLIGAADNAGTGTEAAFPGQISDVHVYSAALSPADAAAPGDAPVLTQLD, from the coding sequence GTGAGTGTCCCGATCCCCTCGCTGACCACCGCTGCCCAGACGACGACCGCCAACCCGGACGGCTCACTGACGACTCACACCGACACGATGCCTGCCCGTGTGCAGCGCAACGGCGTGTGGGTCCCCCTCGACGCCACGTTGAGCGTCGTCGGCGGCAGCGTGACTCCGGCAGCGACCACTGACGCGATCACACTTTCGAACGGCGGTTCCGGTCCGCTGGCCACCCTCACCGACCCGGCCGGGAACACGCTGGCCATGACGTTTCCGTTCGACCTCCCCGTCCCCAGCCTGGACGGGGACACCGCCCTGTACAGCTCGGTGCTGCCAGGCGTCGACCTCCAGGTCACGGTGGACGACCAGGGCGGCCTCAGCGACGTCCTGATCGTGCACTCGGCTCAGGCGGCGGCCAATCCAGATCTGGCTTCGCTGGCCATCGACACCACCACGCAGGGGCTGACCGTGCACCAGGGCGCCTCGGGGCTCACCGTGACGGCGGCCGACGGCAGCGTCTCCTACTCGGGCCCCATGCCGGTCATGTGGGACTCCACGACTCCCGCCACAACCTCGGCTGCGGACACGAAGAGCACAGCCCGGACCACCGCGAAGACTGCTCTCGTCGGGCGGTCGATGGCAGCGCGTACCGCGGACGACACTGACGGCACCACAGCGGCGGACTCCAGCGCGCAGGCCCCTGGTATCGCGGCCCAGATTGCACCGATCGCGGTATCGACCTCCAGCGGAGCAGTAACGCTGACGCCAAGTCAGAGCATGCTCACCTCGCCCACCACCCAGTGGCCGGTGTTCGTCGACCCGTCACTCGACCCGGTGACGACCACCGGCTACAAGTTCGACCAGATCTACTCGACCGGCCCGTGCAGCAGCGCTCCACAAACCGGTGTCCAGCAGGTGTACGGCGGCGAAGGCGTCGGCTACCAGCACTATCAGAGCACCTGCGGCACCACGCTTGAGCGGTCCTTCTACGAGATCAACACCTCGACCATCACCAGCGCGATGAAGGTCAGCTCTGCGATGCTGAACTTCCCCGAGACAGCTGCCTCGGCCTGCAAGAACACCACCGACATCCACCTGGTCACCACCGGATCCATCGACAACAACACCACTTGGGCGAACGCGCCCTCTCCCGTGGCCGGCTACCCGAACATCAAGCAGGCCGTCACCAGCGGCTCCGGTTCGAACTGCGGCGGAGGCAACCTCGCCATCCAGGTAGCGGACGCAGTGAACAAGTTCGCCGGAATCGTCTCCGACTGGACCCTGGAGCTGTACAACGACGACGAGACCCAGAGCGACAGCGACAACGACTTCATGCGTTTCAGCTCCGCCCCCACCATGGACGTCACGTTCGACGAGACCCCGAGCGTCTACGGTGCCCCGACCACCGACCCCAGCACTGGCGACACCTGCAACAACGCATCCACCGGCTGGATCGGCGCCACATCCCTGAGCGGCCATGGAAACACCGTCGACCTGCAGGCCGCGGTCACGACCCCGCTCAGCGGGGTGTCGGTCCACGCCGACTTCACCATCTGGGACAACAACACCGCGAACTCAAGCGGCGACGCCACCACCGAGAGCAACCCGGCGACCAAGCCCGCGGAGTCCAGCACCTCCCCGGTCTCGGCACCGATCGGGTTCACCCTCCAGGACGGCCACAACTACGGCTGGGCCGCAAAGGCCGACGACGGAACCCTGGTTTCGGACTGGATCTCGGAATGCCACTTCGAGGTCGACACGACCCCGCCGACCATACCCGCCATCACCGTCGACCCCGACTTCCCGCCCCTGGGCAGCCCCTCTCCCAACCCACTGGTCTACGCCGGCCCGACGACCAGCACGAGCTTCACCGTCACCGCCAGCGACCCCGAGCCCACCACCACCTGTGACCGGCTCACCTGCGACTCCAGCGGCATCGACCACTTCATCTACGCACTGGACTCCATCCCGGTGCCGGGCTCGTCGACCAGCAGCACCGGCACGCTGACGGCGGGCACGAAGAACGCCGATGGAAGCGTCAACACCAGCACCACCCTTACTGGCATAAAGATCGCCAACTGGGGCACGCACACCCTCTACGTCAAGGCCGTGGACAAGGCCGGCAACGCCTCCCAGGACGCTGCCAGCTACACCTTCTACGCCCCGTGGAACCCCGCCATGAAGGTCGCGCCGGGCGACCTCGACGGTGACGGCGTCCCCGACCTTCTGGGCACCACCAACACCGGTGATCTGGTTCTGATCCCAGGCGACAGCAACCCGTCTTCGAGTGCCGCCATCCTGTCCACCCCAGCGCAGAGCCCGGACGGAACCGCCTGGACCAACTACCAAGTCGCCCATCGGGGCAGTCTCACCGGCAACACCTGGGACGACCTGTTCGCCCTGCGCACCGGCTCCGCCAAGAGCCTGTACATCTACAAGAACGACCTCGACCCGGGAACCGGCGGAACGGGCACCGTCGGATTCACCAACCCCAAGAACGTCATCAAGGTGACCAGCAAGCCCGCCTGCCAGCCGGCCAGCGCCACTTGGTGCACTGGATACGACTCCACGGATTGGAACAGCACCCAGCAGATCGCCGCACCCGGCGACATCTACGGCAGCGGCTACGGAGACCTGATCACCGTCGAGGGTAGCCCAGGCAACGAACAACTCTGGCTCTACGAAGGCACTCCCGGAGGAGGCCTGACCAACCCCTACCTGCTCGGCACCGGCGACTGGACGAACACCACACTCATCACGCCCGGTACCGTCGGCACCACCCCCACTCTGTGGGCGCGCAACAATGCCACTGGGCAGCTCTACAGCTACCCGCTGACCCTGAACACCAGCAGCTTCCAACTCCCAGTGCTGACAGCCCCAGGAAGCAGCGCTGTTGCCGGAAGCAGCACGGAGGCCGGCACGCCCTTCGGCCCCAGCCTGCCCACCTCGACCTATCCGACCGTCGCCTCCCCAGGTGACGTCAACAGCCCGGGAGGCACCGCTGACGGCGCACCGGACCTCTATGTCACCAACGCCAATGGACAGCTGAGCGAATACACCGGCCTCCCCACCCCTGCCACCAGCACGGCCAACCAGGGGCCGGCCATCAACCTGGCCAATCACTGGTGGAACCTCAGCGACGGCGGCACGAACTCCACCCCGGTCGCCACCGCCGACAACGGCACCACTCTCACCACCGCGGCCAACCGGCCGCTGGCTCTCAGCAGCGCAGGCGCCAGCATCACCTCCGACCCGACCATCGCCTCGGCGGACACCGACCAGACGCAGATTGACACCGGCAACAAGGTCCTGACTTTCGACAGCAGTGGCACCGGATACGCGACCACCACCACAGCGGCGGTGAACACCGCCAACAGCTACACCGTTTCCGCCTGGATCAACCTGGCCACCGCCAACGGCGCCGACCAATGGGCAGTCGGCCAGGGCGACGCCAACCAACAGGCATTCCGCCTCGGATACAACGGGGCCACCAAGTCATGGGCGTTCGAGACCTCGACCAGCGACTCCACTACCCCTGCCTACGCCGGGGCGATCGCCACGACCGCAGCCAACGCCGGCGCCTGGACCCACCTCGTCGGTACCTACAACGCCGGCACCGGAACGGTTGCCCTCTACGTCAACGGACAGCTGGCGGGAAGCACGACCAACACCACCCCCCAATACGACGCGAGCGGCGGCCTGACGGTCGGCGCGCTCATGCCCGCAGGCAGCACCAGCCTGTCCGGACAGTTGACCGGCTCGGTTGCGGACATCCGCACCTACCCGACCTCGACCGGCGCCGGCGGTGGGCTGAGCGCCAATGCCACGCCACTGGGCAGCATCAACAACAACGCCACCCACTGGTGGGAGCTCAACGACAACAGCAGCACACTCACCGACAACGGCCACAACCCGATTACTGCCACGCTGACCAGCGGCGGTGCCACCTGGACCACTGACACCACCCTGACCAGCGCCAACCGCGCCCTGCTTGCCGCCAATCCCGGTAGCACCGTGCTGTCCCTTGACGGCACCACTGGCTACGCGGCCACCCCGGCGGGAGCTCCGGCCGTGAACACCACTGGAAGCTACAGCGTCTCCGCCTGGGTCAAACTCAACAACACCTCCACCTACCACACCGTCCTCTGCCAGCGCGACACGACCGGCGCCCGCTGCGCCTTCTACCTGCAGTACTCAACCGCCCTCGACGGCTGGACCTTTGTCGCACCCAGCAGCGATGACGCCACCCCCACCACCTACTACAGCGCGGGCCTCCACCAGCACGTCGCCGTCGGGGCCTGGACCCACCTGGTCGCCGTCTTCGACGCGAGCAACGGCGACATGAGCCTCTACGTGAACGGCCACCTGGCCGGCACCGGCAACAACCCCCACCCCTGGAGCGCCACCGGGCCCTTCCTCATCGGCGCGGCCGACAACGCCGGAACGGGTACAGAAGCAGCGTTCCCCGGCCAGATCAGCGACGTCCACGTCTACAGCGCCGCCCTCTCCCCCGCCGACGCAGCCGCACCAGGAGACGCCCCCGTCCTGACCCAACTCGACTGA